ACTATTGTTCATATGTTCAATATCATAGGCTTCAAAATTGTAGACTCTGTGAGATgtattttgagaaataaaatatggtTTAAGAGGGATCCTATCACGAATATATTCAAGAGCACTAAAATAAGCTTTGTTCACAAATAAAAAGACGGTGGAAAGACCAGGAGAAGAATGCAACGTTCTTTTAGAGGAAACACGTATTTCATTGatatgtgaaatattaataaaggagaagaagaccCGAGAGATAAAATACAACTTTGTAGTgcttaaaaagaaatcaaaatttcagcTAACTACTTTTACGAACTCCCTTACCGAGGAAAGGGTTTCTTGCAATTCTTCCTTCAGTCTTCTAACTTCCGAGGTTTTCTCCATCATGCTTGCAATTTGAGCCTTCTTCTCGATAAAGCgttctcttaatttttctgCCAGACCCTATTGCACCATTCAGAAGTTGAATACATTACATAAGATTAAGTACCAAGTGCCCCTGATATGAACTAAACAAATAGATCAAGTCCAATGGTTACTCCACAGCTCCAAAAGGCAGAGATAACATAGGTAGACATATTATATAAGAAAACATTCCAACATTAAGTTCAACATGAGTGTGTGGCAAGAGAGATGCTTAGCATAACCAACATAGTAAATTACTAACCTGTTGATGATCAATCTTTGCTCGACAAATAGGGATGcgatctttgagctttcctatTTTTACACTTTGCTCCAGAAGCTGCTTGTCTACATCATATACCCATGACCACGCAAGCTTCTTCTTTAACTGTTGGACTTGTTGATAGATTTCTTCTACGTGCtccatgttttttatttttccttgcAGCTCATTTAGCTCCTTCTCCACAGGTCGTATGGTAGACTCCAAGTCATCAACAAGTGCATTCGCAGATCTCAGTTgatgaaaaatgtttttcaACAGATCATCAACTTGCTGGAGAAGAGTAGCTTTGAAGAAGAACTGAACAGTAGAGTGTCGTTAGAGCAACCATAACATCACCAGAATGTGAAGAAAACAGCTTTCATTACCTTGAATTTGTCTTTGTCATTCCCAGAATGCAGGAACTCTCTACTTTTGTCCTGACTCATTATCACGCATGGGTTCTCAACATCTATCTGCATAAGCATTTTATCTTTTACTGTTGGAGATTGAAAATGCATAACATTTTATATCTCCTATAAGTTCTAGGAAACATGGATGTACCATCTATATGACATAAATTGGTAACTAAAAAGAGCCCCTTAACATTCACATACCATGCCCTCGTTACTCAATCTCAGAAAGTACTAACGAACCTAATATGACCCAAATATAAAACCCCAAGAATAGAAAAGCGACCGGATTACATTATACAAGGTAACAACTCACATTAAAATGGTCTACAAGCTCTCGTAGTTCATCCCTCCGACTGGAAACCTTCTTTCCTGTAAGAtaccataagaaaaaaaatacataaataatggTTGTCAACCccataaaattatgaaatgatagGACTGCACTTTGCAGTACAACCAACTCTGAAATATGATTCACAAGAACATTATGGAAAAATGCAGTATCAAATTACTGGATAATTGAGACAGTATATGGAAGACCAGTGCAAAAGTAAAACAGAATCGTACAAGTGTATTGacaatataaactaaaaatcaTCAGCCAAAACTCAGGTGTGAGACCTGTAACAAAAATGGTTGCCTTCGATTCAACTACCTCTCCCTCACTCTATTTATTACGAGTTATGCTTACTTCATGCATGGGCAAATTGATATGAGAAATTATCTTTggcctttaatttttttaaataaataagtatataCATATGTCAGTTTACTACTGAATATATATGTCAGTAGGCATGAACCATGAGGTAAGTATTACACATTTATGGACCTTCTTACTAACAAACAcccaaatatgaaaaatatacgTTAAATAATAAGCCTGTCACAATTTTTTACCATCTTTTTGACAAAAATGTATCTGCTTTTTTAAATACATGGATCAACATATTCCACATTTCCAAAACtattgaatgattgatgagTAGAATTTGCAGGCAAGAGGCTGAACTTACtagatgaaacaaaatatgtatagaaggtgaaattttaaaacaaaaatgttccTAACCTTGACAATCTTTCAAAACAATGGCACCTGAGGCTTCGGAAATCCTTCTCTCTATGATTATAACATTACCATATATTCCAGGCTTAAAAGCATCCTCCCCAGAATTTTCCATTTCAACTTGGATGACAGCATGACTGTTAAGATCCAATACTGTATATGAATTAGAAACTCAAAAAGGATATTAAAAACATGTAATACGACTTCTTAAAACTTCTAGGTAAATGCAGTGGAATTAAAGCCTAATTCAAATTACAGgttcaaaaatatttgtaaaaccTAACCAGAGAAAATACCACATACTCCACAATATTAGCAGATAttccatatcatatcattagaGGGCGTAGTTTCAATAAGATGCAGCTTAACAAATAGTCCAGCTATAGCACAGGGGAAGAGGGCAAAGTGACATTAAGGATTGAATCCAAATCATAAGGTGACCATCCATCTATGATATCAAATCTTAGAGTATCTATCAACTAAATGTTAGGATATGACAGTTATCCCATGAGATTGGTCAAAGGACGCGAACGCTGACCCGAACCACACGCACATAAAAGACCTGAATAACTCAAGACAAAAACATCTGGCAGATGCATTAGCCAAACGATAGAGAGCAACACAAGTGAACAAACCTGCAACCagttttaataaaatcctTCAACGTCGACGCCCTTTGGGTGCCTCTAGCTCGACAGCCAAATGCAACACATAAAGCAGTCAGTATAGCACTCTTACCACCTGCAAATATCAAACTTCTAGTGTAAATTGCAACGacattagaaaatttaaatctgCAGCAATGGACAATCCAAATTATGagtcttctttctttctccagCAGAACTCCTACTACGAATTCTTTCTAGCCCCCTTCTTCGCGTCAAACAAATTCCTTCAAGCACAAATGCGTGAAGAAACAgataaaacccaaaaaaaaaaaagagcgtCTAATCCACTTACTTCCGTTCTGCCCTGTAATGAAATTGAGCCACTCGCCAAACTCAATATACAAGTTGCTGTGACACATGAAGTTCTCCAAGCGTATACTTTTGACTATTCCTGCTCCGCGGCGAGGAGGAAGATCCCTGGAATCAGCCATTTTGAAGCTTTTTAGGGGTTCTGCGGATCCTTGAGGAGAGGAAAGGGGAAAGATCGGTACtggtgaagaagaatgaagattTTTGGAGCgagaagaagggaaaatatGCGGAATCTTCGTCTGTAACTGGACGAGAATGAAGTTTCTGTGGCGGGAAGAAGGTCTTTGTATTTCCCTCTTCTGTTCTTCCACTGGAGTGCGATTGCTTGTGGCGCGCTTACTcgttgaaaacaaaaagaaaaaaaaaaaaaaacattaatatttaattaaaacaattataattaatattttttattattattattttattattttattattttattattggtgTGGTTTAAAAACTTGTCgaattaaatcttaaaattaaggattttaaaaagaattataatatttaaaattaaataattacccTAAAATTAAGACCAAGGTGACTTTTAGAATTTGTAGTCATGAACAAAAACTATCTGTATGCGGTTTTAGGAGCCGACTTCACTCTTGTTTCCACGGACTTAGCATAATGGTTCGACTTGACGATCTCACCCTTCTCGTTCTTTGTAGTTTCTCTTTCGATCGGCACGTGCTCCTTTCCCATTTGATCAATGTCGTGCTCCATACTCCTTCGTTGTGTCGACTCATTGGGCATGAGTTTCGCGTGACATTCTTCAAtcgagtttttatttttgtttagggTCTTAGGAGCTTctagttttgatttttgttcttttcttttcgagaCATTATTGTGATTTGATTATGCTTTGCAAACTTGGTTTGATTTTCCCGAGCCTGTTTAAATGGAATCTCAATCGTTTGAACGTCGTGAAGTTACATTTTTAACACAATGAACGCTGACTCCAAAGAGGGTGGCTCGGTCACAAGGCAAGTCAGTTGAAACGACACCAAATGCCTAAACAGGACAGAGACCTTAACACAAACTTTTCGATCTTCCCTCTGGCACATACGGATTGTCTTACGCATTGAGACGAAGTGTATAGGTCCCTTTAACTTGTTGTACTAGAGTGGCTCATCGTAAAAAGAAGACCGATGGATTATAGCATTTCCTATAATTATATCGTTCGGCTAAAGAAATGGGTGAGCTTTTTCACTATACAATGACCATAACGAAGGACCGACCACGATGTAGGAGGAGAAGGAGCACTCTTAACCTATACCAATCCCCAccaattgaaaaagaaaaagaaacgatATTAACACTCGGCTACTATCTTGTGGTCTAAGAGAACATCAGCAGCTTCGACAGTGACAAGATTCCCAGGAAATTTTCTCTTGGGTTTTGCTTGTTGTAGCATCAAAACGACGTCACGCATCGACGGTCGGTCTGCAGGGTTACGGCTCGTACAAAGCAATGAAATACGAAGCATTTGTATCATTTCTTCTCTGACAGACGCACAAGACCCACTGACATCGTTGTCCAAAACTTGATTCACTCCATCTTTCACCTTAATTTTGGATCTTACCCAATCCACAATGCTATTCCCCTCGCCAAATTCAGAATCCACAGATCTCTTACCGCTCACGATCTCCATCAACACAACTCCAAAGCTATAAATATCACTTTTTTCATCTACTTGAAGCGTGTAGCCGTATTCTGCAAAGACGTAAAACAAGCTTCAAACATAATCCTCTTGGGATTGGTTTAATAAAACACGAAAAATTAGAACGTCCATTTGATCGAGATCGAGTAGCTACAATTGATCCGTTTAGAGACTGAAAGGTCGGTTCGTGTACacttaatgtattttttaatttaattttttttttgttgttgttaattttaagaatattattgaatattttttaaatttcagatgtattttaaaaataaactatatgtttttttaatttaatatagtagaaaaagaaattgtacAAACCTGGTGCAATGTAGCCGTAGGATCCAGCGATCACCGACATTGACTCATCGGTCTGGATCAACTTAGCGACGCCAAAATCCGCCACTCGGGCCTCCATCTCACCGtccaataaaatattactGGGCTTCAAATCGCGGTGCACGATGACTGGATCACAGTCATGGTGAAGATAACAAATCCCCTGTGCCACACCCAATGCAATTTTATACCTAGTTATCCAATCGGCCACCAAATTTTCACCCTTGTTTTTACCGTGCAGTAAATCGTCCAAATTACCATTTGGCATATACTCGTAGAGCAGCATCGTACACTCCTTGTTGCTGCAGCACCCTAACAATCTCACTATGTTCCTGTGCCTCACGTTCCCCAGTACCTCCACTTCCGCCAGAACCCCTCTCCGCCGTCGGATGTTCTCTTTATATTTACCCCACAATTTCTTCACTGCTATGATTTCGCCACCTGGCATCTCCGCTTTATATACCGTCCCAGTGGACCCCATTCCCAGGATCTTATCCGTCATTGACATACACTCTAACACGTCCTCCGCCGTGAAGTTCAACCGTTGAAAGGCGGTTAGTTTCCACGGTCCCGTTTCCTCGTCGCCACCGCCGAATCGACGGCTGTAATTCGCCTGAAAACACCTCGTCCCGGCTACTAATACGAACAATCCGATTCCAAACGCCGCTGCCATTATCCACACGATTGCTCCCGTCGTCCGCCGTGGCTGCTGCTGCCGGACCTCTATCCCGCCATCGGAGAGCGCGTCGACAGCGCAGGGTTTCGCTAGAATCTCGCCGCAGAGACCGTCGTTGCCGATGAATGAAGAAGAGTGTAATCCCGGGAAGATTGTTCCGGTCGATGGAATGGGGCCGGTGAGCTGGTTGTATGATACGTCGAAGCTTTCGATTGTGCTACAGTTTTGGAAATTTGAAGGGATTGTACCTGTGAGGAAGTTTCGTGACAGATCAATGGCGGTAATCGACGGCAGCGTGGAGATCTCCCATGGAATAATGCCGGTTAACGAATTCCTGCTTAAATTCAGCGTGAGTAGCTTCTCGCAATGGCCGAACGTCCATGGAATACTActgtttaaattattgtccTGGAGTTCGATCTCGTAGATAGATCTACACCCGACGAAATCGGGGATGCTACCGATGATTCTCGAAGAACTCGCCGAGAAGATCTGTAAGCTAGTCGAGTTCCAGATATTCTCCGGTAAGGAAGTTCCGAAGGCGTTCTGTGAAATGTTCAAGTACTGTAACTTCACCGCATTCCCAAAATCCGCCGGAATCTCGCCGGAGAAGTTATTGTTACTGAAATCGGCGAATGTCAGATTCTCCAACATGCCGAAACCGTGAGGAATCGAGCCGTTAAGGAAATTGTTTTGGATTCGAAGACGAACGAGAGACGTGCAGTTCGTTAAAGAGGCGGGAAGTTCGTGCCCTAATTTGTTGGAAAACAGAATGAGCTTATACAGCTTGTTTCCATGGCAGAGATTTGGAGGAATCGGACCGGAGAGTTGATTCGACGACACGTCGACTTGCAGTAACTTCTCGTTCGAGCCGAGATTCTGAGGCAGTGGACCTGTGAGCAAATTGTTCCATAATCGCAAACTGGCGAGATTTGGAAGATCGCCAAGTGCTTGTGGAATTTCCCCACTCAGATCGTTCGCCATCAAACTCAGCTCTCTTAATTCCTTCAGATTATACAAATCCAACGGAATCGCTCCGGTGAGTTGATTCTCCGACAAATCAAGCTCCTCAAGCGCTTCTAATTTCCCTAAACTTTCAGGAATTTTGCCGGTGATTCGATTCTTGAAGAGAAGCAGATTTTGCAGCTTCGTCATGTTTCCAATGTCCTGCGGCAGAGTCCCGGCGAGATTCGCTCCGGCAATATCCAAGTATTTCAGATTCAACAACAATGGAAATTCCGCCGGAATCCCGCCGGAGAAGGTATTGTAACCGATTTCCATTCTCTCTAGTTTGGTTAAATACGCTAGTTGCCCTGGAATTTGACCATCAAGAGCATTTCCAGCCAAATGCAAATACTTCAACCGTGACAAACCGCCATAACTCGCCGGAATACTGCCATTAAAGTAGCTTCCACCGAGGTTGAGCCATTCAAGGAACCGGAGATGCGCGAATTCTTGCGGTAACGAACCAGTGAAGTTGTTACTGTAGGCATTGAAAACATTCAAGAACTTAAGCTTGGAAATCCCAGGTGGGAAAGTGGAGGTGAAGATATTATGACTAATATCAAGAGTCGTAAGCTGAGTGAGCTCAAAAATGGCGGTGGGGAACGGCCCAAGAAAGCTATTAccactcaaattcaaataaactaAGCTCGTTAAGTACTTAATTTCAGAGGGAATAAACCCAGTGAGATTCCGACGAGACAAATCCAAGGAGGTAATTTCCGGCGAGTTCTGATCACATCGAACTCCAGACCAAGAACACCAAATCGGGTCATGAAAATCAGCTTTGGAGAAGGTGGGTTTAGGGTCCCAATCAAGAAAGCTCGAAAAGGAGTCTTTAATGGAGGATTTGATAGAAAGCAGAGAGAGAAGTTGAAGGGGCAAAACAGTTGGAGTTGAAGAAGTtgcagaaagaagaaaagagatgatGATCAAAAGAACGGCAGAGATCAAGAACAGGAAACTGGAAGCTGCTTTCATGGCTGACGAATTGAATCTTTGGCTGAGCAGagagcagaagaagaagaagagactGAAATTTTAAggcaaggaagaagatgatgagtGTGGGAAGTGCTTTTTAGAAGTGCTGCGAGCAGAACACATTTcatgatgatggtgatgatTGGTTTTCTTCAGTGGGTTTTGGTTGGCGGccatggaggaagaagaacacCCTCCCCCATAACCTTAACTACtggatcttcttcttctacaacttttttatttgtttttttttcttttcaaatattataaatacaaaCAACTGAGGAGGTATAAATTTTTAGTAGTAGTTCAAAtagaaatatttgatttacaCCATTGGCTACAATAAATTTTGTGACACTCTGATATCTATTAGTTTTAGGTTAATTGATCCCGACAAGTTACGAATTAAGCTAATATATAACGATGAATTTCGTTTTTTTCAAATTACACATTGTTGATCGTGAAATAAACAACTAGGTGatgtttaatatattcttaacgtttaagttttcttttaattcttttaggATAAGTAGGAATTATAggaattaatatatatatatatttgtatgttattattattattaatttactaTAAAGTATTAGTAACTGAAAAAACAGGcaggtatttatttatttaaaaaataaaaattttaaaaatttgaagaaaagtaaCACATGATGAATCATAAATGAGCACCCTGCTCTTGAGACATGGGAGGCAGcttttttcataatttgtcttcaataaatttttagcTTCATAATATGTTAGTAtttgctttaatttttttaaaaaatttaaaattttaaacaaataatcgaactaaaaaataactattaaTCTCTCGAGTAATTTCCAATTtgatcttttaatttatttataactcTCGACCGTTCTTTATATATTCgaacattttattaaaaatatatttattccaaggttagaaaaatttaatagatttttttatagaaatatatgaaaattaattttttaaaaataataataattttcaaaaagaaaaaaagaaaagaaaaagagagagagagacagttgaatagtttaaaaataagagCGTTTGTCATTCATTCCTTAATCCGAACTATGAGTCTATTCCAACAGAAtctgtctatttttttttttttaattaaaaataaataataaataataaaaaaacattttaattttatttttcctcctTAAAACAAACAGTGAGTACGTATGTAAAAGTAGAATATTGTTTTGTCGCATTACGGAAGGGCAGTATgggaattttgaaaaaaacgGTCGGACCATTTTCTGTGTGGTCATAGCTCCTTTGCCGCGCGTGCTTAACACCCTTTCCACCGCttcctttcaattttgacCCCTACGCAAATCATCATAGCATTTTGCacctatttttataatttttttttaaaatatatattttattctttttcaaaaaaataaattcattttccaattccaattttatctataatattttaatattaataaatattaaaattagttcaTAAAACACAATACACaatgaatttatattatatgctatacaacaaaatttcaatttcgtgtgaattatgatttttttttaaccaaactATAATTATATGTCACGAGTTAATCAAAAGTGCATACAAGTTGATATCGTCTGAgcataatattataattaataaattatgaattgagctatgcttaaattgacataataaaagaatgttttggTCCCGGGAAATTTGGAACTTTTATTTTTGCGAGACACACTTAAAAGTAAGGCATTTTTGGAAGACACTGTATAAAGCCGCAAGCCTATGAAACAAAATCATCATTACCCATCTTCCATTTCCATTACTAAATTACCTAAATACCCTTCATTCCCTTTGTTCCTTAGAAAGGaatttgtccttttttttgttctttttcttttttgtctgaGGGTAAAAAGATGAAGAGGTTATCCATATGGCTTTAATATTACTGATTACTCTATCGGTTTTAGGAGTGAGTGTCCTATTTCTTACTCGGGACTGATTAAGATAACGtgattatcaatttttataatcatGTCATCACgagcataactcaattagTTAAGATATCTCATAGTTCAAATTTGCACCTTAGTGTGCTGTACAAATTGCTGGTAGTCTACCTAATAAAAATCAAcgaatatctttaaaatttaattcgaTTCttataaatcaaagaaatctATCTATGTAAAATTCATTTACTACCTGTCAATCTTATCTTTGTCAAATAAAATCAAGTGACGTTTATCGTTAAAATTCGATGGGTCGAACGTGTttcaaatgacaaaaatgcCCTTGTTCCCTTTTGTGCAAAAAGAATAGTGGGATGAAAGGGGTAAGACAAAGTGGGGAGGAATTTACCCCACTAAAATCATCCCTCCATTGCCATAGTCTTCTCTTCTCCACCTCCTTTTTTAAGAACTCAATGAGAGAGTGATGAGAACAGAGCATGCCCTAGGCCCAGACCATTCAAATGGGCCTGTGGGGCccaattactttattttaaaaaaatgtggtGAGGGCCCACCTCCCATTTTGTCTCCTTCATTCCCTTCGctcctaaaaaagaaagaaacaagaaaaaaaggattttttttttttcatttgttgttgttatttgTCGTGGCAAGACATGTCTGGTCCCATAATGGCACGTGCATGGCACTGCCTGACAGTTGTGGGCCCCCACCAAGAAATCCAAATTTATCGCATCATTTCACACTCCCACGCCACGCGtgattttctctcattttcccTTCTCCCTTAAAACTCAAATgcctccatttttttaaaaaaaattattttaaatttttattgtgaCAATTTTGCCCCTCCCATTTCACTTTCACCACATGTCCTTAGAGATAGTAGCAGACTTGCAACAACACTCACTTCCaagcaacaagtgagttaagtcaattcgttcttgcgtcgtctacgaccaagcgacgtatgctcgagcctctggccccagttcaagaaaaaagttagaaaactGGGACAGAGAGGTTTCgaaagagaattttgaaagtaagatttgagagattgaaattgatattatATGTGATGCATTCAAAAAGACGACAACAACGACTTACaacatataactatcgggtagggaGTCGTAACCTCCTCCAAACAAAATGAGAATTTTTCGCTCGTAGAATGCGAGAGTGCTTATTGCTCAAATTCTCAAACTATGACCCGTCGAAGAAAACCACCGGTTAGATTAGATTCGAATCATACATAACGTTTaaacagaaaatgaaggaGAGAATGATGAGTATTTTTTTCAGTTAATAAATGAGATTGGAGACAAAGATTATATTCACACAGCCTAATAcccaaaaattctaaataaaaaataaataggagaCAAGGACAGATAACTGGTAGACATCTGTGTACCAGTTTCATGCATCGAATgctctaaaaatttaaaactagtTAGAAATGGGCACGAGCAATTTCTCCcgacaataaaaaaatctcaGAGTATCCAaaacctttttcttctttttttaaaaactattatttatttatttatttttctattatcttatttactaaaatttatttttctattaataatAAGGCATAGTTTTGATTGaataactttaatttataaatggaaataatgaTGTTAGcttataacaaacaaaatataattattagtactttaattatgttttttttttaaataaaaataaatctcttTATGTCATTTAACTAATGAATGTGTCTAACATGCCCAAACAAAAAGCCCCtccaaaccaaaacaaaatatttataaaaatatttccaatatatataaattttaattttattgggtctaaaataaatattttaattagttaaattaaattcataacattagtgtttaaattcatattaataatttaatatcattaaaacatttaacacattttttattttttaatttttacatgAGACATTTATATTTACAATCATGCCATAGGGGGAAGCATGTGATTAAAGGGGTTAATTACATTGATTAGGGTTTGGGATTATTTAGTAAATCTTGGGAAGATTAAGTCAAGATTAAGGGACCCCATAACATCATTATTGCAAATATTAATCAAATGGGCATCTCTACATATTTTGAGAAAGAAGGGGTTAAAATGGAAATTCAAATGATTTAGACCCTTCTTTGCAAAATTAGGGTGGGAAATAtgctcaaattttaatatttttgtccTCGTTTGCAATTTTAGACAAATGTTTGGAAAAGTCATATTTGGAGTATAATAACGCGTGACGTAGATAGATATAATTTGAGTCCTTTTTCCTTCTCGTGAACCACAGGAGCACTGAGAGCCCTAGAGAGTGTTGGGTGGAAGTGACTTTTGTGGGTAGaggttaaaaaaacaataatgagTCATTTTTCCTTCTCACGAGCCACGGGAGAGCTGGGAGCTCAGAGGGCGTTGTGTGCAAGTGACTTTTGTGGGTAGAagttaaagaaaacaatgagTCATTTTTCCTTCTCACGAACCACGGGAGAGCTGGGAGCCCAAAGGGCGTTGTGTGGAAGTAACTTTTGTGGGTAGAGGTTAAAAAAGAGGattaatctttttttccttatcGTGAACTACTGGAGCACCGAGAGGCCATAAGG
This genomic window from Cucurbita pepo subsp. pepo cultivar mu-cu-16 chromosome LG01, ASM280686v2, whole genome shotgun sequence contains:
- the LOC111811388 gene encoding leucine-rich repeat receptor-like protein kinase TDR: MKAASSFLFLISAVLLIIISFLLSATSSTPTVLPLQLLSLLSIKSSIKDSFSSFLDWDPKPTFSKADFHDPIWCSWSGVRCDQNSPEITSLDLSRRNLTGFIPSEIKYLTSLVYLNLSGNSFLGPFPTAIFELTQLTTLDISHNIFTSTFPPGISKLKFLNVFNAYSNNFTGSLPQEFAHLRFLEWLNLGGSYFNGSIPASYGGLSRLKYLHLAGNALDGQIPGQLAYLTKLERMEIGYNTFSGGIPAEFPLLLNLKYLDIAGANLAGTLPQDIGNMTKLQNLLLFKNRITGKIPESLGKLEALEELDLSENQLTGAIPLDLYNLKELRELSLMANDLSGEIPQALGDLPNLASLRLWNNLLTGPLPQNLGSNEKLLQVDVSSNQLSGPIPPNLCHGNKLYKLILFSNKLGHELPASLTNCTSLVRLRIQNNFLNGSIPHGFGMLENLTFADFSNNNFSGEIPADFGNAVKLQYLNISQNAFGTSLPENIWNSTSLQIFSASSSRIIGSIPDFVGCRSIYEIELQDNNLNSSIPWTFGHCEKLLTLNLSRNSLTGIIPWEISTLPSITAIDLSRNFLTGTIPSNFQNCSTIESFDVSYNQLTGPIPSTGTIFPGLHSSSFIGNDGLCGEILAKPCAVDALSDGGIEVRQQQPRRTTGAIVWIMAAAFGIGLFVLVAGTRCFQANYSRRFGGGDEETGPWKLTAFQRLNFTAEDVLECMSMTDKILGMGSTGTVYKAEMPGGEIIAVKKLWGKYKENIRRRRGVLAEVEVLGNVRHRNIVRLLGCCSNKECTMLLYEYMPNGNLDDLLHGKNKGENLVADWITRYKIALGVAQGICYLHHDCDPVIVHRDLKPSNILLDGEMEARVADFGVAKLIQTDESMSVIAGSYGYIAPEYGYTLQVDEKSDIYSFGVVLMEIVSGKRSVDSEFGEGNSIVDWVRSKIKVKDGVNQVLDNDVSGSCASVREEMIQMLRISLLCTSRNPADRPSMRDVVLMLQQAKPKRKFPGNLVTVEAADVLLDHKIVAEC